CGGCCAGGGGGTAGATGTCCTGCACGTTCGCGGCTCCGCCCGGCACCCCCGCCACGATCCGGTCGATCTCCCCCTGCGTGAGCTCCACCAGCGGGAGCATCTCCGGCGTGATGGACGCGGCCCCCTCCGGGATCCGGTTCGCGGGGACCTCCACCTCCTGCGACGCTCCGCCCATGGCCAGGGCCAGCTCGGCCAGCACCGGCGTGGTGAACAGGGTCCGCACGTCCGTGTGCAGCCCCGCGCGCCGCATCCGCTCGATCAGGGTGATCGCAAGGAGCGAGTGCCCGCCCAGCTCGAAGAAGTGGTCCCACCGGCCCACCCGCTCCAGGCCCAGCACCTCCGCCCAGATCCCGGCCAGCGCAGCCTCCACCTCTCCCACGGGAGCCTCGCCCCCCCGCCGCACGTACGCACTCTCCTCCGGTTCGGGGAGCGCCCGCCGGTCCAGCTTGCCGTTGGGGGTGAGCGGCAGCGCGTCCAGGCGCACGTACGCCGCCGGCACCATGTACTCGGGCAGCCGCTCCAGCAGGTGCGCGCGCAGGTCCTCCACCCGCACCTCGCCGGCGCCCACCCAGTACGCCGCCAGCCGCTTCCCTCCCGGCTCGTCTCGCACGACGACCGCCGCATCCTTCACCCCGGCGTGGGCCGCCAGCACCCGCGCGACCTCGCCCGGCTCCACGCGGTAGCCGCGGATCTTCACCTGGGCATCCACCCGGCCCAGGAACTCCAGCTCGCCCGAGACCGTCCACCGCCCCCGGTCGCCCGTGCGGTACAGCCGTGCTCCCGCCTCGCCCGAGAAGGGATCGGGAACGAACTGCGCCGCGGTCAGCGCCGGCCGGTCCAGGTATCCCCGGACCACCCCCACCCCGCCCACGTGCAGCTCTCCCGCGACGCCGACGGGAGCCGGGTCGCCGTGCGGGCCGAGCACGTACACGCGCAGGTTGGTGAACGGCCGCCCGATGGAGGGCGTTCCGCCACCGGCGAAGCACTCCCCCAGCGTCGCGCCGATGGTGGTCTCGGTGGGGCCGTAGCCGTTGAAGAAGCGGCGGCCCGGCGCCCAGCGCGCCACCACCTCCGCCGTGCACACGTCGCCGGTGGCCACCAGCGTCCGCAGCTCCGGGAGCTCGTCGGGCGCCAGCACGGCCAGGGTGGTGGGCTGCAGCGTGGCGAAGGTGACGCGGTGCTCGCGCATGAAGCGCAGCAGCTCCGGCCCGGGAAGCGCCGCGTCGCCCGTCGCCAGGCAGAGCGTTCCCCCGTTGGCGAGCGCCGCCAGGACGTCCCAGAACGCCGCGTCGAAGCCGAAGGAGGCGATCTGCAGCACCCGCTCGTCCGCCCGCAGCCCGAACAGCCGCCGCTGCGTTTCGGCCACGTTGGGGAGCCCGCGGTGCGGGACCAGAACGCCCTTGGGCATCCCGGTGGAGCCGGAGGTGTAGATCACGTACGCCAGGTCCTGCGCGGCCACCCCGCTCTCCGGCGCATGCGCGGGCTCCCGCGCGATCGCGCTCCCCTCCACGTCCAGCACCACCACGCGCGCCGCGTGCGCGGGAAGCCCCTGCTCGAGCGAGGAGTCCGTCAGCAGCACGGGCACCGCGGAATCCTGGATCATGAACGCCAGGCGGTCCGCCGGATACCTGGGGTCCAGCGGCACGTAGGCGCCCCCGGCCTTGAGCACGCCGAGCAGGGATACCACCAGCTCCGGGCCGCGCTCCACGTACAGCCCCACGCGCACCTCGGGCCCCACGCCCAGGCCGCGCAGGTAGTGCGCAAGCCGGTTGGCACGCGTGTCCAGCTCGGCGTACGTCAGCCGCACTCCCTCCGCGACCACGGCCACCGCCCCCGGCGTGCGCGCCGCCTGTGCCTGGAACAGCTGGTGGATGCAGAGGCCGGCCGGAACCTCGGCCTCCGTCCGGTTCCACTCCTCCAGCACCAGCGCGCGCTCGGCCTCGCCGAGCAGCTCCAGCCGCGAAAGCCGCACGTCCGCATTCGCGGCGACCTGCTCCAGCACCCGCTGCAGGTGCCCCAGGAGCCGCACGATCGTGCCGCGCTCGAACAGGTCCGTGGCGTACGACAGCCCGCAGCGCAGGCCCCCGCGCGTCGCCGCGGCGGTCAGTGCCAGGTCGACCTTGGCGGTGGCGAAACCCGCGTCGACGCGCTCGGTGCTCAGCTCCGCCAGGCCGGTGGCCGCGTCCTGGGTGTCCTGCAGCATGAACGCCACCTGGAAGAGCGGCGCGTGGCTCAGGCTGCGCTCCGGCTGAAGCTCCGCCACCAGCTTCTCGAAGGGCACCTCCTGGTTCTCGAACGCCCCCAGCGTCACCTCGCGCACCCGGCCCAGCAGCGCACGGAAGGTCGGATCTCCGGACACGTCGGTGCGCAGCACCAGCGTGTTGACGAAGAAGCCGATCAGCCCCTCCAGCTCGGTTCGCTCGCGCCCGGCGATGGGGCTGCCCACCACCACGTCGTCGCTCCCGCCGTACCGGGAGAGCAGCGCCTGGAAGGCGGCCAGCGCAACCATGTACAGCGTCGCGCCCTCATGCCGGGCCAGGGCGCGCAGCCTTTCCAGCACCTCGGCCGGGAGATGGACGCGCTCGATCGCCCCCCGGAACGTCTGCACGGCCGGCCGGGGATGGTCCGTGGGCAGCTCCAGCAGCGCGGGGGCGTCGGCGAGCCGCTCCCGCCAGTATCCGAGCTGCTTGTTCAGCGCCTCGCCCTCCAGCTGCTCGCGCTGCCAGGCGGCGTAGTCGGCGTACTGCACCGCCAGCTCCGGGAGCGGAGACTCCCGCCCCTCGCGATACGCCTGGTACAGCGCCGAGAACTCGCGCGAGAGCACCCCCAGGCTCCACTCGTCGCTGACGATGTGGTGCATCGCGAGCAGCAGCACGTGGTCGTCCTCGCCCAGCCGCAGCAGCGACGCCCGGAAGAGCGGCCCCGCGGCCAGGTCGAACGGCCGTGCCGCCTCGGCCGAGACGCGGCGCCGCATCTCGGCTTCCCGTTCCGCCTCGGCCAGCGCGGACAGGTCGTCGGCCGCGAGCGCGAAGCCGGCGAAGGGCAGAACCACCTGCACCGGAGAGCCGTTCACCTCCCGGAAGACGGTCCGCAGCGACTCGTGGCGCCGGACGATCTCCCCCAGCGCGCGCTCCAGCGCCGCGGGGTCCGGCGTTCCCCGCAGCCGGAGCGGCCAGGACATGTTGTACGAGGTGCCCCCCGGCTCCAGGCGGTCCAGGAACCAGAGCCGCTCCTGCGCAAAGGAGAGCGGAGCGCCGTCGCGATGGTCGCGGGGCACGATGCCGGACGAGCGGACCCGGCCCTTGAGCCTCGCCTGGAGGAGCGCGCGCGCGGCGGAAGAAAGCTCCGGGCGCGGAGACTCGGCCATCTTATCCAGCGACATCTCAGGTGCCTGCAATGGGGTGGGACTCGGCCAGCCGGGCGGCCTCGTCTTCGGACGTGGCGGGGACGTCTTCGTAGAGCATGCGCTCGATCTCTCCCGCCATGGCTTCCAGCGTGGGCATCGAGAACACGGTGCGGATCGAGATCCGCAGGTCGAGCATGTCCCGGACGCGGGCCAGCATGCGCATGATCAGCAGCGAGTGGCCGCCCAGCTCGAAGAAGCTGTCGTGCACGCCCACCCGCTCCACGCCCAGCACCTCGGCCCAGATCTCCGCCAGCACCTCTTCCACCGGCGTCCGCGGCGCCACGTACGTCTCCTCCGACGACGCGTACTCCGGCGCCGGCAATGCCTTGCGGTCCACCTTGCCGTTGGGTGTCAGCGGCAGCGCGTCCAGGGAGACGAACGCGGACGGCACCATGTACTCCGGCAGGGTGCGCCGCAGGTGCTCTCGCAGCTCATCCGCCTGGGCGCCACCCACCACGTACGCCACCAGCCGCTGCTCGCCCGGCTGGTCATCCCGCACGATCACCCGCGCATCGAGCACCTCGCCGTGCGCCGACAGCGCGGCCTCGATCTCCCCCAGCTCGATGCGGAAGCCACGGATCTTGACCTGCTGGTCCACCCGCCCCAGGAACTCCAGCTCGCCGCGGCCCGACCACCGCACCCGGTCGCCCGTCCGATAGAGCCGCGCCCCGGTTTCGCCGCCGAAGGGATCGGGAACGAACGCTGCCGCGGTCAGCTCCGGCCGGTTCAGGTAGCCCAGCGCCACTCCCGCGCCGCCCACGTACAGCTCGCCGGGGACGCCGGCAGGCGCCGGCTGCATCCCCGCGTCCAGCACGCGCACGTACGTGTTCGCGATCGGCCGGCCGACCGGGATGCTGGCACCGTCCCGCGGCGCCCCGGCGATGCGGTGGCAGCAGGTGAAGGTGGTGTTCTCCGTGGGCCCGTAGCCGTTGATGAGCGCCGTCCCGGGCAGCTCCTCCAGCACGCGGCGCACGTGGGGGACGGAAAGCACGTCGCCGCCGGCCAGCAGCTGCCGCACGCCGCGCAGGATCTCGATGCCCTCCTCCACCACCAGGTGGAAGAGGCCCGCCGTCAGCCAGAGGACGGTGACGCCGTGCTCCGCCAGCGCCCGCCCGATGCTCTCCACCGAGGGCTGCCCGGCGGGATGGATGGCGAGGCGGGCGCCGTTCAGCAGCGGCCCCCACAGCTCGAGCGTGGCCGCGTCGAACGAGGCGGGCGCGAGCTGCAGGAACACGTCGGAGGGATCGATAGCAACGTAGTCCTGCCCGCGCACCAGGCGCACGATGGCACGGTGCGGCACCTCCACGCCCTTGGGCCGCCCCGTGGAGCCGGAGGTGTACATCACGTACGCCGCCGCGTCCGGGTCCGTCCCCGCCGCCGGTGCGTCCGCCGGCTCCGCCGCGATTTGCCCCGCGTCCGCGTCTACCCGCACGATGCGCGCGGCGTGGGGCGGCAGGCGGTCCGCCAGCGACGACTCCGTCACCAGCACCGGCGCGGCGGTGTCGGCCAGCATGAAGGCCAGCCGCTCCGCCGGGTACTCCGGGTCCAGCGGCACGTACGCGCCGCCCGCCTTGAGCGCGGCCAGCGTGGCGACGACCATCTCCGGTCCGCGCTCCAGGAACACCCCCACGCGCGTCCCCGCGGCCACGCCCGCACGGCGCAGGTGGTGGGCAAGGCGGTTGGCGCGGACGTCCAGCTCCGCGTACGTCATCCGCCCGCCGTCCCACGCCAGCGCCACGGCGTCGGGCGCGGCGGCGGCGGCCCGCGCGAAGAGCGCATCCACCGTGGCGCGGGGGAGCTCGGGCGCCGCGCCTTCGCCCAGCGCGAGCAGGCGGGCGCGCTCCGTCTCGCCGAGCAGCTCCAGACGCGAAAGCCGCACGTCCGCGTTTGCGGCGACCTGCTCCAGCACCCGCTCCAGGTGCTCCAGCATCCGCCGGGCGGTGGAGCGGTCGAAGAGATCGGTGCTGTACTCCAGCGCGCCGCGGATGCCGCCGTCGTGCGGAACGGCGGTGAGCCCCAGGTCGAACCGGGTGGTCTCGACCTCCGCGGACGCTGCCTCCATCCGCAGCCCCGCGAGGCCGAAGCCGGAGCGGTCGACGTTCTGCAGCGCGAACGTCACCTGGAAGATCGGCGCGTGGCCCAGGGAGCGCTCCGGCTGCAGCTCGGCCACCAGCCGCTCGAAGGGCACCTCCTGGTGCTCGTACGCGCCCAGCGTCCCCTCGCGCACCCGCCCCAGCAGCTCGCGGAAGGTGGGGTCTCCCCCGAGGTCGGTGCGCAGCACCAGCGTGTTGGCGAAGAAGCCGATCAGCTCCTCCACCTCCTTCGTCGTCCGCCCGGCGATGGGGCTGCCCACGACGACGTCGTCGCTCCCGCTGTACCTGCCCAGCAGCAGCTGGAAGGCCCCCAGCATCACCATGTACAGCGTGGCGCCCTCGCTCCGGCCCAGCGCCTGGAGGCCGTCGAGCAGCGCGCGCGGCAGCTCGAACCGTTCCCGCGCGCCGCGGTGCGACTGCACCGCCGGCCGGGGCCGGTCCGCCGGCAGCTCCAGCAGCGCCGGCGCGCCCGCCAGCCGCTCCTTCCAGTAGCCGACCTGCCGGTCCAGCACCTCGTCCGCCAGCTGGGCGCGCTGCCACACGGCATAGTCCGCGTACTGCACGGGCAGCTCGGCGAGCG
Above is a window of Longimicrobium sp. DNA encoding:
- a CDS encoding amino acid adenylation domain-containing protein — protein: MSLDKMAESPRPELSSAARALLQARLKGRVRSSGIVPRDHRDGAPLSFAQERLWFLDRLEPGGTSYNMSWPLRLRGTPDPAALERALGEIVRRHESLRTVFREVNGSPVQVVLPFAGFALAADDLSALAEAEREAEMRRRVSAEAARPFDLAAGPLFRASLLRLGEDDHVLLLAMHHIVSDEWSLGVLSREFSALYQAYREGRESPLPELAVQYADYAAWQREQLEGEALNKQLGYWRERLADAPALLELPTDHPRPAVQTFRGAIERVHLPAEVLERLRALARHEGATLYMVALAAFQALLSRYGGSDDVVVGSPIAGRERTELEGLIGFFVNTLVLRTDVSGDPTFRALLGRVREVTLGAFENQEVPFEKLVAELQPERSLSHAPLFQVAFMLQDTQDAATGLAELSTERVDAGFATAKVDLALTAAATRGGLRCGLSYATDLFERGTIVRLLGHLQRVLEQVAANADVRLSRLELLGEAERALVLEEWNRTEAEVPAGLCIHQLFQAQAARTPGAVAVVAEGVRLTYAELDTRANRLAHYLRGLGVGPEVRVGLYVERGPELVVSLLGVLKAGGAYVPLDPRYPADRLAFMIQDSAVPVLLTDSSLEQGLPAHAARVVVLDVEGSAIAREPAHAPESGVAAQDLAYVIYTSGSTGMPKGVLVPHRGLPNVAETQRRLFGLRADERVLQIASFGFDAAFWDVLAALANGGTLCLATGDAALPGPELLRFMREHRVTFATLQPTTLAVLAPDELPELRTLVATGDVCTAEVVARWAPGRRFFNGYGPTETTIGATLGECFAGGGTPSIGRPFTNLRVYVLGPHGDPAPVGVAGELHVGGVGVVRGYLDRPALTAAQFVPDPFSGEAGARLYRTGDRGRWTVSGELEFLGRVDAQVKIRGYRVEPGEVARVLAAHAGVKDAAVVVRDEPGGKRLAAYWVGAGEVRVEDLRAHLLERLPEYMVPAAYVRLDALPLTPNGKLDRRALPEPEESAYVRRGGEAPVGEVEAALAGIWAEVLGLERVGRWDHFFELGGHSLLAITLIERMRRAGLHTDVRTLFTTPVLAELALAMGGASQEVEVPANRIPEGAASITPEMLPLVELTQGEIDRIVAGVPGGAANVQDIYPLAALQEGILFHHLLSEEGDPYLLSSVTEFDTRARLERHLAALQAVIGRHDILRTAVAWEGLREPVQVVWRHAPLPVEEVQLDAEAGDAAGQLWRRFDPRQYRMDLGRAPLRRACIAEDRAGGRWLLLMLTHHLTGDHESLEVEREEIAAHLAGRESELPAPLPFRNYVAQARLGVSREEHERFFRGMLGDVEEPTAPYGMLDVWGDGQGLGEARLPVAADLGARLRLRARALGVSAASLCHLAWAQVLARLSGREDVVFGT